In one window of Festucalex cinctus isolate MCC-2025b chromosome 14, RoL_Fcin_1.0, whole genome shotgun sequence DNA:
- the rrbp1a gene encoding ribosome-binding protein 1a isoform X3: protein MDIYDPQTLSIIVFGGFMVISAVGIALVSTFSMKETSYEEALAKQRNELGKIPSGRTEKKKKDKTTDKKNRGKKKEEKPNGMIPEAKKTDETSQADLVPKPLAAPILATASPSRSVSEAKQSATPALAKPQPKVAKPSPAPAESSPVPSPKNKKKKKAAKVEPTSAQSPLAVPPAQGKPAPVSASVQAPQSAKAKKAAASAQSKVVPPTSAPAKASPASPSSKSTSKSSTSSAKSGQPAPKSAPTSDNAASAKSAPASAKSVPASTKSAPASAKSAPTLDKSEPISTKSAAASTKSAAAADKSASAAGKAATGKAATGKAATGKAATGKAATGKSAPATDKSAPVTGKSAPATDKSAPVTGKSSPAKSAPATDKSAPVTGKSSSAKSAPATDKSAPVTGKSSPAKSAPTPAKSAPTPAKSAPTPAKSAPTPAKSAPATGKAAPATGKAAPATGKAAPTIDKSSAPNKSTPASTKSAQASGKSTSAVSKSAAAPTKSSAAPSKSAPLLEAVTKDVPVMAVPPVGSSAPKPQEPKKKGKKKSESVEAGDSSDTPLYLPYKTLVSSISSMVLSEREAHRLIEMLSEKAGIVQDTWHTATQKGDPIAVLKKQLDEKEKQLGAQQEDSSAAKNRLKDLTKELAAEKSKVASVETRLSSQLSKREQEMIALQARMQASYQDHVAQTQKLNAKIVNLQDQIEKGPNAQLARLQQENSILRDALNQATSQAESKQNAELAKLRQDCAKLTKELGEKTEILHADEHVRKGLEAKVSTTEKQLSSLQANHAESQQGLQRKLEEVCEELRTTQTANSSLQDSLKKAQQDTGTLSEFQIRVGNLEAQVKERAAQVNTLTAQLEGTQVEKQQLVKQLASINSLLEASQSKNEQAPEQMNAELQQLKLSLQERNDQLNTLQEELKQIQMKEEAAESTISELEERHKREDASLVASLQDELKMLKEKQSDVSSEQIKSSLTEKEALVTSLQEQLEESKQNEAAMIQLKAFQSEAKESLQKLFPRVPLETQQPNWLQGFTMKAQDVLRMHSQQSQSSQESPELLEKLKEAEENHSTLQAECEQYRTVLAETEGMLKHLQKSVEEEELVWKSKMTSSEEQLKAALNEVQKLELENQSIKQLKEQMMLLEAQLEKQSDNQCMAEEMEQLRLQLSGSQNQLDLAHKEVQAHKEELSKVREQLSGQREQNGPTQAHPSQVLTEFNQTTEKLQGETAARQKLSEEFQQAQATITELQAQLDLLRDSAESQQGDSEDVAQLKERLEKEKKLSKDLGQAATKLQQLLKATQEQLSKERETVVTLQEHLEGKGEYVELKEGTSV from the exons ATGGATATCTATGACCCCCAGACCCTTAGTATAATAGTTTTTGGTGGATTCATGGTGATCTCTGCAGTCGGGATTGCTCTTGTCTCTACCTTCTCTATGAAGGAGACCTCTTATGAAGAGGCACTGGCGAAACAGCGCAATGAGTTAGGTAAGATACCGTCTGGGCGcacagagaaaaagaaaaaggacaaaACAACTGACAAAAAGAACCGTggaaagaagaaggaagaaaaacCCAATGGAATGATCCCAGAAGCTAAAAAAACAGATGAGACAAGTCAAGCTGATCTAGTTCCTAAGCCACTTGCTGCACCAATTCTGGCTACTGCTTCTCCCTCTCGATCTGTCTCTGAGGCAAAGCAAAGCGCAACCCCCGCACTGGCGAAACCACAGCCCAAAGTTGCCAAACCATCCCCAGCTCCCGCTGAGTCCTCACCTGTACCttcacctaaaaataaaaagaagaagaaggccgCCAAGGTTGAACCAACCTCTGCTCAGTCTCCACTTGCAGTTCCCCCTGCACAGGGCAAACCCGCACCAGTTTCCGCTTCAGTCCAGGCCCCGCAATCTGCCAAGGCCAAAAAAGCGGCTGCCTCTGCCCAATCCAAAGTAGTTCCCCCAACTTCTGCACCTGCCAAGGCTTCCCCTGCTTCACCGTCGAGCAAATCTACTTCTAAGTCTTCTACTTCATCTGCGAAATCGGGTCAACCAGCTCCAAAATCTGCTCCTACCTCTGATAACGCTGCCTCAGCCAAGTCGGCCCCCGCCTCAGCCAAGTCGGTCCCCGCTTCAACCAAATCTGCCCCCGCCTCAGCCAAATCTGCCCCCACTTTAGACAAGTCTGAGCCAATCTCAACCAAGTCCGCCGCAGCCTCAACCAAGTCTGCCGCGGCTGCAGACAAGTCCGCCTCTGCCGCAGGTAAGGCAGCCACAGGTAAGGCAGCCACAGGTAAGGCAGCCACAGGTAAGGCAGCCACAGGTAAGGCCGCCACTGGCAAATCCGCCCCGGCCACAGATAAGTCCGCCCCTGTCACTGGCAAGTCCGCCCCGGCCACAGATAAGTCCGCCCCTGTCACTGGCAAGTCCTCCCCGGCCAAGTCCGCCCCGGCCACAGACAAGTCCGCCCCTGTCACTGGCAAGTCCTCCTCGGCCAAGTCCGCCCCGGCCACAGATAAGTCCGCCCCTGTCACTGGCAAGTCCTC CCCGGCCAAGTCCGCTCCGACCCCGGCCAAGTCCGCTCCGACCCCGGCCAAGTCCGCTCCGACCCCGGCCAAGTCCGCTCCGACCCCGGCCAAGTCCGCTCCGGCCACTGGCAAGGCCGCCCCGGCCACTGGCAAGGCCGCCCCGGCCACTGGCAAGGCCGCCCCGACTATAGACAAATCCTCCGCCCCAAACAAGTCCACCCCCGCATCTACAAAGTCTGCACAAGCATCAGGCAAATCAACCTCGGCCGTATCCAAGTCTGCCGCTGCACCAACCAAATCCTCAGCAGCACCCAGCAAGTCTGCTCCACTTCTTGAAGCTGTCACTAAAGATGTCCCTGTCATGGCCGTACCCCCAGTGGGATCTAGTGCACCAAAACCCCAGGAGCCCAAGAAGAAGGgcaagaaaaaatctgagagtG TGGAAGCTGGGGATTCCTCTGACACTCCACTGTATCTGCCCTACAAAACCTTGGTATCCAGTATCAGCAGCATGGTGTTGAGTGAGAGAGAAGCTCACAGGCTCATCGAGATGTTGTCTGAGAAAGCTGGCATCGTCCAGGACACCTGGCACACG GCCACTCAGAAAGGAGACCCAATTGCTGTTTTAAAGAAGCAATTGGATGAGAAGGAGAAACAGCTGGGAGCTCAACAAGAGGACTCCTCTGCAGCAAAGAACCGTCTCAAAGATCTCACTAAG GAGCTTGCTGCCGAGAAGTCCAAAGTGGCTAGTGTTGAGACCAGGCTGAGCTCCCAGCTAAGCAAGAGGGAGCAGGAAATGATTGCTTTGCAAGCCCGCATGCAGGCCAGCTACCAGGACCATGTAGCTCAAACCCAGAAGCTCAATGCCAAG ATTGTCAATCTGCAAGACCAGATAGAGAAGGGTCCCAATGCGCAGCTGGCCCGTCTCCAGCAAGAGAACTCCATTCTCCGTGATGCTCTCAATCAAGCTACCAGTCAGGCTGAGAGCAA GCAAAATGCGGAGTTGGCCAAACTGCGTCAGGATTGTGCAAAGCTAACCAAGGAACTTGGAGAGAAGACTGAAATTCTGCATGCTGATGAACATGTGAGGAAGGGGTTGGAGGCTAAGGTTTCTACCACGGAGAAGCAACTCTCTTCACTGCAG GCCAACCATGCCGAGAGCCAGCAAGGGTTGCAAAGGAAATTGGAGGAGGTCTGTGAGGAGCTGAGAACTACACAAACTGCAAACAGCAGCCTGCAGGACTCTTTGAAGAAGGCCCAGCAGGACACCGGCACACTCTCAG AGTTTCAGATACGAGTGGGAAATCTTGAGGCTCAGGTCAAGGAGCGCGCTGCTCAGGTCAATACTCTTACTGCTCAGCTGGAGGGAACGCAGGTTGAAAAACAACAGCTCGTGAAACAGTTGGCATCCATTAACTCTTTGCTGGAGGCCAGTCAGAGTAAAAACGAGCAGGCCCCTGAACag ATGAATGCAGAACTGCAGCAATTAAAACTCAG CCTGCAGGAGAGGAATGACCAGTTGAACACTCTACAGGAGGAACTGAAGCAAATTCAGATGAAGGAGGAGGCAGCG GAGAGCACCATTTCTGAGCTTGAAGAGAGACATAAGAG GGAGGATGCCAGCCTCGTTGCCTCACTTCAAGATGAGCTTAAAATGCTTAAAGAGAAG CAATCTGATGTCTCCTCAGAACAGATAAAGAGCAG TCTAACAGAGAAGGAGGCCCTTGTCACGTCACTACAAGAGCAGCTGGAGGAGTCGAAACAAAATGAA GCTGCAATGATCCAGCTAAAAGCTTTTCAAAGTGAAGCCAAAGAATCTCTCCAAAAACTCTTCCCACGTGTACCCCTAGAAACACAGCAG cCAAATTGGTTACAGGGTTTCACGATGAAAGCTCAGGACGTTCTTAGAATGCATAGCCAACAATCCCAGTCAAGTCAAGAATCGCCT GAGTTGCTTGAAAAGCTGAAGGAGGCTGAGGAGAACCACAGCACCCTGCAAGCAGAATGCGAACAGTACAGAACAGTTTTAGCTGAAACG GAAGGAATGCTGAAACATCTGCAGAAGagtgtggaggaggaggagttggTGTGGAAGTCTAAAATGACGAGCTCCGAGGAGCAGCTGAAAGCA GCTTTGAATGAAGTACAAAAGCTGGAGTTAGAAAACCAAAGTATAAAGCAG CTGAAAGAGCAGATGATGCTTCTGGAGGCGCAGCTGGAGAAGCAGTCAGATAACCAATGCATGGCTGAGGAGATGGAGCAG CTAAGATTGCAGCTGTCTGGCAGTCAGAACCAGTTGGACTTGGCCCACAAGGAGGTCCAGGCGCATAAGGAGGAGCTTTCTaag GTCAGGGAGCAGCTGAGCGGCCAACGAGAACAAAATGGCCCTACGCAGGCTCATCCTAGTCAG GTTTTGACCGAGTTTAATCAGACAACCGAAAAACTTCAAGGGGAGACGGCTGCGAGACAGAAGCTGTCTGAAGAGTTTCAGCAG GCCCAGGCAACCATCACAGAGCTTCAAGCTCAACTGGATCTTCTGCGGGATTCAGCAGAGTCACAGCAAGGTGACTCAGAAGATGTTGCTCAGCTCAAG GAacgtctggagaaggagaagaaattGTCCAAAGACCTGGGACAGGCAGCCACCAAGCTCCAGCAGCTTCTCAAAGCCACACAGGAACAGCTAAGTAAAGAGCGAGAAACGGTGGTAACACTACAGGAGCACCTCGAAGGCAAG GGAGAGTATGTGGAATTAAAGGAGGGGACTTCCGTCTGA
- the rrbp1a gene encoding ribosome-binding protein 1a isoform X1, translating into MDIYDPQTLSIIVFGGFMVISAVGIALVSTFSMKETSYEEALAKQRNELGKIPSGRTEKKKKDKTTDKKNRGKKKEEKPNGMIPEAKKTDETSQADLVPKPLAAPILATASPSRSVSEAKQSATPALAKPQPKVAKPSPAPAESSPVPSPKNKKKKKAAKVEPTSAQSPLAVPPAQGKPAPVSASVQAPQSAKAKKAAASAQSKVVPPTSAPAKASPASPSSKSTSKSSTSSAKSGQPAPKSAPTSDNAASAKSAPASAKSVPASTKSAPASAKSAPTLDKSEPISTKSAAASTKSAAAADKSASAAGKAATGKAATGKAATGKAATGKAATGKSAPATDKSAPVTGKSAPATDKSAPVTGKSSPAKSAPATDKSAPVTGKSSSAKSAPATDKSAPVTGKSSSAKSAPATAKSAPATDKSAPVTGKSSSAKSAPTPAKSAPTPAKSAPTPAKSAPTPAKSAPTPAKSAPTPAKSAPTPAKSAPATGKAAPATGKAAPATGKAAPTIDKSSAPNKSTPASTKSAQASGKSTSAVSKSAAAPTKSSAAPSKSAPLLEAVTKDVPVMAVPPVGSSAPKPQEPKKKGKKKSESVEAGDSSDTPLYLPYKTLVSSISSMVLSEREAHRLIEMLSEKAGIVQDTWHTATQKGDPIAVLKKQLDEKEKQLGAQQEDSSAAKNRLKDLTKELAAEKSKVASVETRLSSQLSKREQEMIALQARMQASYQDHVAQTQKLNAKIVNLQDQIEKGPNAQLARLQQENSILRDALNQATSQAESKQNAELAKLRQDCAKLTKELGEKTEILHADEHVRKGLEAKVSTTEKQLSSLQANHAESQQGLQRKLEEVCEELRTTQTANSSLQDSLKKAQQDTGTLSEFQIRVGNLEAQVKERAAQVNTLTAQLEGTQVEKQQLVKQLASINSLLEASQSKNEQAPEQMNAELQQLKLSLQERNDQLNTLQEELKQIQMKEEAAESTISELEERHKREDASLVASLQDELKMLKEKQSDVSSEQIKSSLTEKEALVTSLQEQLEESKQNEAAMIQLKAFQSEAKESLQKLFPRVPLETQQPNWLQGFTMKAQDVLRMHSQQSQSSQESPELLEKLKEAEENHSTLQAECEQYRTVLAETEGMLKHLQKSVEEEELVWKSKMTSSEEQLKAALNEVQKLELENQSIKQLKEQMMLLEAQLEKQSDNQCMAEEMEQLRLQLSGSQNQLDLAHKEVQAHKEELSKVREQLSGQREQNGPTQAHPSQVLTEFNQTTEKLQGETAARQKLSEEFQQAQATITELQAQLDLLRDSAESQQGDSEDVAQLKERLEKEKKLSKDLGQAATKLQQLLKATQEQLSKERETVVTLQEHLEGKGEYVELKEGTSV; encoded by the exons ATGGATATCTATGACCCCCAGACCCTTAGTATAATAGTTTTTGGTGGATTCATGGTGATCTCTGCAGTCGGGATTGCTCTTGTCTCTACCTTCTCTATGAAGGAGACCTCTTATGAAGAGGCACTGGCGAAACAGCGCAATGAGTTAGGTAAGATACCGTCTGGGCGcacagagaaaaagaaaaaggacaaaACAACTGACAAAAAGAACCGTggaaagaagaaggaagaaaaacCCAATGGAATGATCCCAGAAGCTAAAAAAACAGATGAGACAAGTCAAGCTGATCTAGTTCCTAAGCCACTTGCTGCACCAATTCTGGCTACTGCTTCTCCCTCTCGATCTGTCTCTGAGGCAAAGCAAAGCGCAACCCCCGCACTGGCGAAACCACAGCCCAAAGTTGCCAAACCATCCCCAGCTCCCGCTGAGTCCTCACCTGTACCttcacctaaaaataaaaagaagaagaaggccgCCAAGGTTGAACCAACCTCTGCTCAGTCTCCACTTGCAGTTCCCCCTGCACAGGGCAAACCCGCACCAGTTTCCGCTTCAGTCCAGGCCCCGCAATCTGCCAAGGCCAAAAAAGCGGCTGCCTCTGCCCAATCCAAAGTAGTTCCCCCAACTTCTGCACCTGCCAAGGCTTCCCCTGCTTCACCGTCGAGCAAATCTACTTCTAAGTCTTCTACTTCATCTGCGAAATCGGGTCAACCAGCTCCAAAATCTGCTCCTACCTCTGATAACGCTGCCTCAGCCAAGTCGGCCCCCGCCTCAGCCAAGTCGGTCCCCGCTTCAACCAAATCTGCCCCCGCCTCAGCCAAATCTGCCCCCACTTTAGACAAGTCTGAGCCAATCTCAACCAAGTCCGCCGCAGCCTCAACCAAGTCTGCCGCGGCTGCAGACAAGTCCGCCTCTGCCGCAGGTAAGGCAGCCACAGGTAAGGCAGCCACAGGTAAGGCAGCCACAGGTAAGGCAGCCACAGGTAAGGCCGCCACTGGCAAATCCGCCCCGGCCACAGATAAGTCCGCCCCTGTCACTGGCAAGTCCGCCCCGGCCACAGATAAGTCCGCCCCTGTCACTGGCAAGTCCTCCCCGGCCAAGTCCGCCCCGGCCACAGACAAGTCCGCCCCTGTCACTGGCAAGTCCTCCTCGGCCAAGTCCGCCCCGGCCACAGATAAGTCCGCCCCTGTCACTGGCAAGTCCTCCTCGGCCAAGTCCGCCCCGGCCACGGCCAAGTCCGCCCCGGCCACAGACAAGTCCGCCCCTGTCACTGGCAAGTCCTCCTCGGCCAAGTCCGCTCCGACCCCGGCCAAGTCCGCTCCGACCCCGGCCAAGTCCGCTCCGACCCCGGCCAAGTCCGCTCCGACCCCGGCCAAGTCCGCTCCGACCCCGGCCAAGTCCGCTCCGACCCCGGCCAAGTCCGCTCCGACCCCGGCCAAGTCCGCTCCGGCCACTGGCAAGGCCGCCCCGGCCACTGGCAAGGCCGCCCCGGCCACTGGCAAGGCCGCCCCGACTATAGACAAATCCTCCGCCCCAAACAAGTCCACCCCCGCATCTACAAAGTCTGCACAAGCATCAGGCAAATCAACCTCGGCCGTATCCAAGTCTGCCGCTGCACCAACCAAATCCTCAGCAGCACCCAGCAAGTCTGCTCCACTTCTTGAAGCTGTCACTAAAGATGTCCCTGTCATGGCCGTACCCCCAGTGGGATCTAGTGCACCAAAACCCCAGGAGCCCAAGAAGAAGGgcaagaaaaaatctgagagtG TGGAAGCTGGGGATTCCTCTGACACTCCACTGTATCTGCCCTACAAAACCTTGGTATCCAGTATCAGCAGCATGGTGTTGAGTGAGAGAGAAGCTCACAGGCTCATCGAGATGTTGTCTGAGAAAGCTGGCATCGTCCAGGACACCTGGCACACG GCCACTCAGAAAGGAGACCCAATTGCTGTTTTAAAGAAGCAATTGGATGAGAAGGAGAAACAGCTGGGAGCTCAACAAGAGGACTCCTCTGCAGCAAAGAACCGTCTCAAAGATCTCACTAAG GAGCTTGCTGCCGAGAAGTCCAAAGTGGCTAGTGTTGAGACCAGGCTGAGCTCCCAGCTAAGCAAGAGGGAGCAGGAAATGATTGCTTTGCAAGCCCGCATGCAGGCCAGCTACCAGGACCATGTAGCTCAAACCCAGAAGCTCAATGCCAAG ATTGTCAATCTGCAAGACCAGATAGAGAAGGGTCCCAATGCGCAGCTGGCCCGTCTCCAGCAAGAGAACTCCATTCTCCGTGATGCTCTCAATCAAGCTACCAGTCAGGCTGAGAGCAA GCAAAATGCGGAGTTGGCCAAACTGCGTCAGGATTGTGCAAAGCTAACCAAGGAACTTGGAGAGAAGACTGAAATTCTGCATGCTGATGAACATGTGAGGAAGGGGTTGGAGGCTAAGGTTTCTACCACGGAGAAGCAACTCTCTTCACTGCAG GCCAACCATGCCGAGAGCCAGCAAGGGTTGCAAAGGAAATTGGAGGAGGTCTGTGAGGAGCTGAGAACTACACAAACTGCAAACAGCAGCCTGCAGGACTCTTTGAAGAAGGCCCAGCAGGACACCGGCACACTCTCAG AGTTTCAGATACGAGTGGGAAATCTTGAGGCTCAGGTCAAGGAGCGCGCTGCTCAGGTCAATACTCTTACTGCTCAGCTGGAGGGAACGCAGGTTGAAAAACAACAGCTCGTGAAACAGTTGGCATCCATTAACTCTTTGCTGGAGGCCAGTCAGAGTAAAAACGAGCAGGCCCCTGAACag ATGAATGCAGAACTGCAGCAATTAAAACTCAG CCTGCAGGAGAGGAATGACCAGTTGAACACTCTACAGGAGGAACTGAAGCAAATTCAGATGAAGGAGGAGGCAGCG GAGAGCACCATTTCTGAGCTTGAAGAGAGACATAAGAG GGAGGATGCCAGCCTCGTTGCCTCACTTCAAGATGAGCTTAAAATGCTTAAAGAGAAG CAATCTGATGTCTCCTCAGAACAGATAAAGAGCAG TCTAACAGAGAAGGAGGCCCTTGTCACGTCACTACAAGAGCAGCTGGAGGAGTCGAAACAAAATGAA GCTGCAATGATCCAGCTAAAAGCTTTTCAAAGTGAAGCCAAAGAATCTCTCCAAAAACTCTTCCCACGTGTACCCCTAGAAACACAGCAG cCAAATTGGTTACAGGGTTTCACGATGAAAGCTCAGGACGTTCTTAGAATGCATAGCCAACAATCCCAGTCAAGTCAAGAATCGCCT GAGTTGCTTGAAAAGCTGAAGGAGGCTGAGGAGAACCACAGCACCCTGCAAGCAGAATGCGAACAGTACAGAACAGTTTTAGCTGAAACG GAAGGAATGCTGAAACATCTGCAGAAGagtgtggaggaggaggagttggTGTGGAAGTCTAAAATGACGAGCTCCGAGGAGCAGCTGAAAGCA GCTTTGAATGAAGTACAAAAGCTGGAGTTAGAAAACCAAAGTATAAAGCAG CTGAAAGAGCAGATGATGCTTCTGGAGGCGCAGCTGGAGAAGCAGTCAGATAACCAATGCATGGCTGAGGAGATGGAGCAG CTAAGATTGCAGCTGTCTGGCAGTCAGAACCAGTTGGACTTGGCCCACAAGGAGGTCCAGGCGCATAAGGAGGAGCTTTCTaag GTCAGGGAGCAGCTGAGCGGCCAACGAGAACAAAATGGCCCTACGCAGGCTCATCCTAGTCAG GTTTTGACCGAGTTTAATCAGACAACCGAAAAACTTCAAGGGGAGACGGCTGCGAGACAGAAGCTGTCTGAAGAGTTTCAGCAG GCCCAGGCAACCATCACAGAGCTTCAAGCTCAACTGGATCTTCTGCGGGATTCAGCAGAGTCACAGCAAGGTGACTCAGAAGATGTTGCTCAGCTCAAG GAacgtctggagaaggagaagaaattGTCCAAAGACCTGGGACAGGCAGCCACCAAGCTCCAGCAGCTTCTCAAAGCCACACAGGAACAGCTAAGTAAAGAGCGAGAAACGGTGGTAACACTACAGGAGCACCTCGAAGGCAAG GGAGAGTATGTGGAATTAAAGGAGGGGACTTCCGTCTGA